AAAACCATTCTTCAAATGCTTTTCCATCAGTTTTTTGATTTCATGATTCTTATTCTGATTGTAGCAGCTATTATCTCGGGAATTCTAGGAGATCTTACAGATACCATCATTATCATAGCCATCATAATTATTAATGCTATTGTTGGACTCATACAGGAATATCGGGCAGAAAAAGCGATGGAAGCACTAAAAAAAATGATTGCTAATAACGCTCGTGTTTTACGACAAGGCAAAATGATGGATATTCCTGTTTATAATATTGTACCAGGCGATGTTGTGGCACTTGAAGTTGGAAACAGTATTCCTGCTGATGTTCGATTTTTTGAAACCCATCAACTAGGCGTGGATGAATCTTCCCTTACGGGAGAATCTAATAATGTATATAAACATTCTGATATCCTTCCTGAAACAGAATATTCCATTGGAGATTTAACGAATATGGGGTTCAAAGGAACCTTCATAACTACGGGTCGTGCATTAGCCTATGTTGTTGCTACTGGTATGAATACAGAACTCGGACGGATTGCAAAAATGATTCAAAGCGAAGAAGTTACAACTCCTTTACAAAAACGACTTACTGCTTTTGGCAAAAGATTATCAGTAGTCATTCTTATCATTTGTGCTATTGTTTTTCTAATAGGCTGGCTTCGGGGAGAATCTGCTTTAACTATGTTAATCACCGCAATTTCTTTAGCTGTAGCTGCCATACCCGAAGCACTCCCCGCCATGATCACGATAGCGCTAGCTTTTGGCGCAAAGCGATTAGTAAAAAGCAATGCACTGATTCGTAAACTGCCTGCAGTGGAAACCTTAGGATCTATAACACACATTTGCACGGATAAAACCGGGACACTCACCTTGAATAAAATGACTGTGGAAGAAGTTTATGAAACTTCAGAAAAACACCACTACCTCAATTACTCAGATGAATCTGCCCTACTTCAAGCTATGGCGTTGAGTAATGATGTTTCAAAAGATAAAAATGGAAATTGGCTAGGAAGTGCTACAGAAATTGCATTGGTAAAATTTGCTTCCAATAAAAATTTAGAGAAAAACTATTTAGAAGAGAAATATCCTAGAATTGCGGAACTACCCTTTGATTCTACTAGAAAAGTCATGACAACTTTACATCAACTCGATGATGGAATACTAGTGATTACAAAAGGTGCTGTGGATGTTTTACTTAATAAATTAGCAAATCAATCCCAGACTAAAATTTCGGAAATTGAAAAAAAAGTAAACGAAATGGCAGAAAAAGGATTCCGAGTATTAGGATATGCTATACGAATACTTCCTTATTTGCCTGAAGAACTAAATACTGATGAAATAGAATCAGACTTAACATTAATAGGTTTTGCCGGAATGATTGACCCGCCTAGAGATGAAGCCAAACAAGCGGTATCCGAATGTAAAAAAGCAGGAATAATTCCAATCATGATTACTGGAGATCACAAATTAACAGCAAAAGCTATTGCTGAAATATTAGGAATAATTACTACCAAAGAAGATTTAGTACTAACAGGAACCGAATTAGCAAAATTAAGCCCTAAGGAATTTACTCAAATCATAGATCAAGTTCGGGTTTATGCACGAGTAAATCCAGAACAAAAATTAAGAATCATTACTGCTTTGCAAGCCAAAAACCATTTTGTTGCGATGACAGGCGATGGCGTAAACGATGCTCCAGCGCTTAAAAATGCCGACATAGGTATTGCTATGGGAATAAATGGCACCGAAGTTTCTAAGGAAGCAGCACATATGATTTTACTTGATGACAACTTTGCCACTATTGTTGTAGCTATAAAACACGGACGAAAAATATTTGACAACATTCTAAAATTCATCAAATACATCATGACTGGAAATTCAGGAGAAATTTGGGCAATTTTATTAGCTCCTCTTTTGGGTTTACCTATACCCCTTTTGGCAATCCACATTCTTTGGATTAATTTAGTTACTGATGGATTACCTGGATTAACATTGGCCTCCGAGCCCGCAGAAGCAGATATTATGCAAAGACTTCCTAGGAATCCAAAGAAAAACATCTTTGCTGGCGGCATGGCAATTCATATTTTATGGGTTGGTTTTTTAATGGGGGTCGTAACTTTAGGGATTCAAGCATGGGCAATACACAATCAAGGCACACACTGGCAAACTATGGCTTTCACCGTGCTTTGTTTCAGTCAATTAGGTCATGTATTAGCAATACGTTCGGACTGGAAATCTTTTTTCAAAATAGGTTTATTTGCTAATATACCCATGTTAGTTGCTGTATCAATAACTGTTGCCTTGCAATTACTTATTATTTACTTGCCGTTTTGCAATGAAATTTTCAAAACATCTCCCCTAACTTATTTTGAATTAGCTATAACACTAGCCGCATCTAGTATCGTGTTTTGGGCTGTAGAAATTGAAAAATGGATTAAAAAACAGCCTAAATAAATTGATTTTTTTATCCCTATAAAAATTCTTTCTACAAAAAAATTAGAAATCTACTTCCTAAATATTCTATTTCTAAAGAATTTAAAAAAGCTTTTCTTTCGACAAAGCGACAAAAAAATGACATAAAACGCTTCTCAAATATCAAATTATACGTATAATAATTGTATATTTGAGAAGCTATTTCTTATTAAAAATTAATTCATTTACTCATGAATAGTATTTTTAAAATAACAGAATTCTTTACTACTTTTTTACTTGAAATAGGCGAGTTATCCCTTTTTGCTGGTCGTTTTTTCAAAGAATCTTTCAAACGTCCTTTTGAATTCAGAGAATTTATTCGTCAGTGCTTTTATATGGGAAACCGTTCTTTGCTCCTTGTTGCGGTCACTGGTTTTATAATAGGTTTAGTTTTTACATTACAATCTCGTCCTACCCTACAAGAATTTGGTGCTGTTTCCTGGATGCCATCCATGGTAAGCATATCCATTATACGAGAAATAGGGCCTATCATTACGGCTTTGATTTGCGCTGGCAGAATTGGTTCTGGAATTGGAGCTGAACTAGGTTCTATGAGAGTAACAGAACAAATAGATGCGATGGAAGTTTCTGGTACTAATCCATTTAAATATCTTGTAGTTACCCGAATTATGGCTACAACCTTCATGCTTCCAATATTAGTTTTTTTTGGAGATGCCATCGCTCTTTTTGGTTCATTCATGGTCGAAAATGTAAAAGGAAACGTATCCTTTTTGTTGTATTACAATCAGGTATTTGAAGCGTTGGAATTTGGCGACTTAATTCCAGCAACTATAAAGACTTTCTTTTTTGGATTTGCCATAGGACTAGTAGGTTGTTTTAAAGGATATTATTGCAAAAAAGGGACTGCAGGTGTTGGATTAGCGGCAAATTCTGCCGTGGTTTACACTTCCATGCTATTGTTTATTATTGACTTTATTGCCGTTTTTGTTACGGATATATTTTACGATTTATAAAAAATAATTATAATCATGTCAGCAACAAATCAAAAAGTAATCATTGAAATCAAAGACT
Above is a window of Flavobacterium sp. 123 DNA encoding:
- a CDS encoding cation-translocating P-type ATPase, translated to MNWHLIPISEIAQLLNSTPSGIDHDTASQLLVQHGKNEIEDKKKKTILQMLFHQFFDFMILILIVAAIISGILGDLTDTIIIIAIIIINAIVGLIQEYRAEKAMEALKKMIANNARVLRQGKMMDIPVYNIVPGDVVALEVGNSIPADVRFFETHQLGVDESSLTGESNNVYKHSDILPETEYSIGDLTNMGFKGTFITTGRALAYVVATGMNTELGRIAKMIQSEEVTTPLQKRLTAFGKRLSVVILIICAIVFLIGWLRGESALTMLITAISLAVAAIPEALPAMITIALAFGAKRLVKSNALIRKLPAVETLGSITHICTDKTGTLTLNKMTVEEVYETSEKHHYLNYSDESALLQAMALSNDVSKDKNGNWLGSATEIALVKFASNKNLEKNYLEEKYPRIAELPFDSTRKVMTTLHQLDDGILVITKGAVDVLLNKLANQSQTKISEIEKKVNEMAEKGFRVLGYAIRILPYLPEELNTDEIESDLTLIGFAGMIDPPRDEAKQAVSECKKAGIIPIMITGDHKLTAKAIAEILGIITTKEDLVLTGTELAKLSPKEFTQIIDQVRVYARVNPEQKLRIITALQAKNHFVAMTGDGVNDAPALKNADIGIAMGINGTEVSKEAAHMILLDDNFATIVVAIKHGRKIFDNILKFIKYIMTGNSGEIWAILLAPLLGLPIPLLAIHILWINLVTDGLPGLTLASEPAEADIMQRLPRNPKKNIFAGGMAIHILWVGFLMGVVTLGIQAWAIHNQGTHWQTMAFTVLCFSQLGHVLAIRSDWKSFFKIGLFANIPMLVAVSITVALQLLIIYLPFCNEIFKTSPLTYFELAITLAASSIVFWAVEIEKWIKKQPK
- a CDS encoding ABC transporter permease, coding for MNSIFKITEFFTTFLLEIGELSLFAGRFFKESFKRPFEFREFIRQCFYMGNRSLLLVAVTGFIIGLVFTLQSRPTLQEFGAVSWMPSMVSISIIREIGPIITALICAGRIGSGIGAELGSMRVTEQIDAMEVSGTNPFKYLVVTRIMATTFMLPILVFFGDAIALFGSFMVENVKGNVSFLLYYNQVFEALEFGDLIPATIKTFFFGFAIGLVGCFKGYYCKKGTAGVGLAANSAVVYTSMLLFIIDFIAVFVTDIFYDL